From a region of the Tenggerimyces flavus genome:
- a CDS encoding Gfo/Idh/MocA family protein: MTAVVRIGVVGAGAIFRDRHAPGFAKVPGVQLEAVVNSSLTSSERAREEFGFARALGSWRELVADPSIDAVLIGTWPYLHKPVFLASLDAGKHVLTQARLAMDAVEGREMLAASLARPDLTTMVVPSPMSLWADACVRRLLVEGALGSLRLVRVFSGGGSGDVALRQQWRRDRRLSGNNVMSLGILYEALARWFGHATWVQAAEQIIDPGGPDGPADVPDLVSITASLPGGAQLTLDLSPHARFGEGNGAWLYGSSGTLHVDLDARRLTLHRQGVSPEVVTPLPEEVAEWQVEQEFVGAIRGENAVRLTDVPTALRYMEFTDAVRRSAASGSRERVAAV, from the coding sequence ATGACTGCTGTCGTACGTATCGGTGTGGTCGGAGCGGGCGCGATCTTCCGGGACCGGCACGCGCCGGGATTCGCGAAGGTACCTGGCGTTCAGCTCGAGGCGGTTGTCAACTCGTCGTTGACATCGAGCGAGCGGGCACGGGAGGAGTTCGGCTTCGCCCGGGCGCTCGGGTCCTGGCGCGAGCTGGTGGCAGATCCGTCGATCGACGCGGTGCTGATCGGCACCTGGCCGTACCTGCACAAGCCGGTCTTCCTTGCCTCGTTGGACGCGGGGAAGCACGTGCTCACGCAGGCTCGGCTGGCGATGGACGCCGTCGAGGGTCGGGAGATGCTCGCGGCTTCGCTCGCGCGGCCGGATCTGACCACGATGGTGGTGCCGTCGCCGATGTCGTTGTGGGCCGATGCCTGCGTACGGCGGCTGCTCGTCGAGGGCGCTCTCGGGTCGCTGCGGCTGGTGCGGGTGTTCTCCGGCGGCGGTTCGGGCGACGTGGCGCTGCGGCAGCAGTGGCGGCGGGACCGGCGGTTGTCGGGCAACAACGTGATGTCGTTGGGGATCCTGTACGAGGCTCTGGCGCGCTGGTTCGGCCACGCCACCTGGGTGCAGGCGGCGGAGCAGATCATCGACCCGGGCGGCCCGGACGGACCCGCGGACGTTCCGGACCTGGTGTCGATCACGGCGTCGTTGCCGGGTGGGGCTCAGCTGACGTTGGACCTGAGCCCGCACGCGCGCTTCGGCGAGGGCAACGGCGCGTGGCTGTACGGCTCGTCGGGGACGCTGCATGTGGATCTCGACGCGCGGCGGCTGACGTTGCACCGCCAAGGGGTCTCGCCGGAGGTCGTCACGCCGCTTCCCGAGGAGGTGGCCGAGTGGCAGGTCGAGCAGGAGTTCGTCGGGGCGATCCGCGGTGAGAACGCCGTGCGGTTGACGGACGTTCCGACGGCGTTGCGGTACATGGAGTTCACCGACGCCGTACGGAGGTCGGCGGCTTCCGGCTCGCGGGAACGGGTGGCGGCCGTCTGA
- a CDS encoding DUF2752 domain-containing protein, which yields MRPPVVRHPASSLGFLDEPDRAEELAALPARLVSITVDNVPKDRSPALADHSVARKLPPDHTLAGLTVLGFGGICLGAVLNLTSGEVGIPCILRATTGLDCPACGTTRMMAALLRGDVGAALHFNAPVLVGSVVLSYLWLSWVLERFGLVRLWRPKLPARVQRLVYPAIIVLAITFMVVRNLPFAPFSALYV from the coding sequence ATGCGACCGCCTGTCGTGCGGCATCCGGCGTCCTCGTTGGGCTTCCTCGACGAGCCGGACCGCGCGGAAGAACTCGCCGCCCTACCCGCGCGTTTGGTATCGATTACTGTGGACAACGTGCCGAAAGATCGCTCCCCGGCGCTGGCCGATCACAGCGTGGCGCGGAAACTGCCGCCAGACCACACGCTGGCCGGACTCACCGTCCTCGGGTTCGGCGGAATCTGCCTCGGCGCGGTCCTCAACCTGACCTCCGGCGAGGTCGGCATCCCGTGCATCCTGCGGGCGACGACCGGTCTGGACTGCCCGGCATGCGGGACGACGCGCATGATGGCAGCGCTGCTGCGGGGCGACGTCGGCGCGGCTCTGCACTTCAACGCTCCGGTGCTGGTCGGTTCGGTCGTCCTCTCCTACCTCTGGTTGTCGTGGGTGCTGGAGCGGTTCGGGCTGGTCCGGTTGTGGCGGCCCAAGCTGCCGGCGCGAGTCCAGCGGCTGGTGTATCCGGCGATCATCGTGCTCGCGATCACGTTCATGGTGGTGCGCAACCTGCCGTTCGCGCCGTTTTCGGCGCTGTACGTCTGA
- a CDS encoding RDD family protein: MLASWIQRVGAYLIDYLVGNIPLTIGYFIYVPSMMSAGTTGAPPSGGAQIAFYLLALVSLGINIWNRWFKQGTTGQSIGKQVLGLKLLREADGQPIGPLMAFVRDICHILDGICFIGYLFPLWDAKRQTFADKIISTLVVKA, from the coding sequence ATGCTCGCCAGCTGGATCCAGCGAGTCGGTGCCTACCTCATCGACTACCTCGTGGGCAACATCCCGTTGACCATCGGGTACTTCATCTACGTCCCCTCGATGATGTCGGCGGGAACGACGGGCGCTCCGCCGTCGGGTGGCGCGCAGATCGCGTTCTACCTGCTGGCGCTCGTGTCGCTGGGCATCAACATCTGGAACCGCTGGTTCAAGCAGGGCACCACGGGCCAGTCGATCGGCAAGCAGGTGCTCGGGCTCAAGCTGCTCCGCGAGGCCGACGGTCAGCCGATCGGTCCGCTGATGGCGTTCGTCCGGGACATCTGCCACATCCTCGACGGCATCTGCTTCATCGGTTACCTGTTCCCGCTGTGGGACGCCAAGCGGCAGACGTTCGCTGACAAGATCATCTCCACGCTGGTCGTCAAGGCCTAA
- the trpC gene encoding indole-3-glycerol phosphate synthase TrpC, whose translation MSVLDEILEGVRADLAERQSRVSIDDLKALVRQQDYALDPMPKLRDDGVAVIAEVKRSSPSKGALAAIADPAALASDYAAGGAAVISVLTEGRRFGGSLEDLRAVRNAVDVPVLRKDFIVTSYQLWEARAYGADLALLLVVALEQEALISLIERAESIGLTPLVECHKEDEVHRAIEAGAKLIGINARDLTTLEVDRGAFARLAPLVPDEIVTIAESGIRGPHDVIEYARAGADAVLVGESLVTGKDPRAAVADLVAAGAHPALRHDTRHHD comes from the coding sequence GTGAGCGTGCTCGACGAGATTCTCGAAGGCGTTCGCGCCGATCTTGCCGAACGGCAGTCGCGTGTCTCGATCGACGACCTCAAGGCGCTGGTACGACAGCAGGACTACGCGCTGGACCCGATGCCGAAACTCCGCGACGACGGAGTGGCTGTCATCGCCGAGGTGAAGCGGTCGAGCCCCAGCAAGGGAGCGCTCGCCGCGATCGCCGATCCCGCCGCACTGGCCTCCGACTACGCCGCCGGCGGTGCCGCCGTCATCAGCGTGCTGACCGAGGGCCGTCGTTTCGGCGGCAGCCTCGAGGACCTGCGCGCGGTGCGCAACGCGGTCGATGTCCCAGTGCTGCGCAAGGACTTCATCGTCACCAGCTACCAGCTCTGGGAAGCCAGGGCGTACGGCGCCGACCTCGCGCTGCTGCTCGTCGTGGCGCTCGAGCAGGAGGCGCTGATCTCGCTCATCGAGCGGGCCGAGTCGATCGGCCTTACCCCGTTGGTCGAGTGCCACAAGGAAGACGAGGTCCACCGCGCGATCGAGGCCGGCGCGAAGCTGATCGGCATCAACGCGCGCGACCTCACCACGCTCGAGGTCGACCGCGGCGCGTTCGCCCGGCTCGCCCCGCTCGTTCCGGACGAGATCGTCACGATCGCCGAGTCCGGCATCCGCGGCCCGCACGACGTGATCGAGTACGCCCGAGCCGGCGCCGACGCCGTGCTCGTGGGCGAGAGCCTCGTGACGGGCAAGGACCCGCGGGCGGCCGTCGCCGACCTGGTCGCCGCCGGCGCCCACCCCGCACTCAGGCACGACACGCGCCACCATGACTGA
- the trpB gene encoding tryptophan synthase subunit beta: protein MTDPTDLLGKSAGPDATGHFGRFGGRFMPEALIAALDELTLAYTQSKQDAEFQAEFHRMLRDYAGTPSMLYEARRLSEVAGARILLKREDLNHTGAHKIRNVLGQALLAAKMGKKRIIAETGAGQHGVATATACAYLDLECVVYMGEEDTRRQALNVARMKMLGAEVIPVHSGSKTLKDAINEALRDWVASVDYTHYLLGTAAGAHPFPAMVRDFCRGIGDEARAQVLELDGKLPDAVTACVGGGSNAIGLFAAFVPDEGVRIVGYEAGGDGVETGRTAATITLGRVGVLHGARTYLMQDDEGQTIESHSISAGLDYPGVGPEHAYLAETKRATYEPVTDAEAMDAFQLLARTEGILPAIESAHAVAGTLRLAKELGPDATIIVCLSGRGDKDADTAATYFGLLEQS from the coding sequence ATGACTGATCCGACTGATCTGCTGGGCAAATCCGCTGGCCCGGACGCGACCGGCCACTTCGGACGTTTCGGCGGGCGCTTCATGCCCGAGGCACTGATCGCCGCGCTCGACGAGCTGACGCTCGCGTACACGCAGTCCAAGCAGGACGCCGAGTTCCAGGCCGAGTTCCACCGGATGCTCCGCGACTACGCGGGTACGCCGAGCATGCTGTACGAGGCTCGCCGTCTCTCCGAGGTCGCCGGCGCGCGCATCCTGCTCAAGCGCGAGGACCTCAACCACACCGGCGCGCACAAGATCCGCAACGTGCTCGGACAAGCCCTGCTCGCCGCGAAGATGGGCAAGAAGCGCATCATCGCCGAGACCGGCGCGGGCCAGCACGGCGTCGCCACCGCGACCGCCTGCGCGTACCTCGACCTCGAATGCGTCGTCTACATGGGCGAGGAGGACACCCGCCGGCAGGCGCTCAACGTCGCCCGCATGAAGATGCTCGGCGCCGAGGTCATCCCCGTGCACTCCGGCAGCAAGACGCTGAAGGACGCGATCAACGAGGCCCTGCGCGACTGGGTCGCTTCGGTCGACTACACGCACTATCTGTTGGGCACCGCCGCCGGCGCGCACCCGTTCCCGGCGATGGTCCGCGACTTCTGCCGCGGCATCGGCGACGAGGCCCGCGCCCAGGTGCTCGAGCTCGACGGCAAGCTGCCCGACGCGGTCACCGCGTGCGTCGGTGGCGGCTCGAACGCGATCGGCCTGTTCGCGGCGTTCGTCCCGGACGAGGGCGTCCGCATCGTCGGGTACGAGGCCGGCGGGGACGGTGTCGAGACCGGCCGCACCGCCGCCACGATCACGCTCGGCCGAGTCGGCGTGCTGCACGGCGCGCGGACGTACCTCATGCAGGACGACGAAGGCCAGACGATCGAGAGCCATTCGATCTCGGCGGGGCTCGACTATCCCGGCGTCGGACCCGAGCACGCGTACCTCGCCGAGACGAAGCGGGCGACGTATGAGCCGGTGACCGACGCTGAGGCGATGGACGCGTTCCAGCTGCTCGCCCGCACCGAGGGCATCCTCCCCGCGATCGAGTCAGCGCACGCGGTCGCCGGCACGCTGCGCCTCGCCAAGGAGCTGGGACCGGACGCGACGATCATCGTCTGCCTGTCCGGGCGCGGCGACAAGGACGCGGACACGGCGGCGACGTACTTCGGCCTGTTGGAGCAGTCGTGA
- the trpA gene encoding tryptophan synthase subunit alpha: protein MSVTPVFEKAKAENRGVLVGCLPVGFPSYDGGLRALRAMIENGVDIVELEFPYSDPTMDGPVIQRASEIALRNGTRSADVLRMTEEITSAGACTVLMTYWNPIERYGVSRFANDFAAAGGSALITPDLIPDEASEWIAASDEAGLDRVFLVAPSTTDERLRMTADASRGFLYATSVMGVTGARTSTSAAAPQLAARVRAVSTIPVGVGVGVSNGEQAAEVASYADAVIVGSAFVRLLLDTDEASGVAAVGELARDLAAGVRKRSR from the coding sequence GTGAGCGTGACCCCGGTCTTCGAGAAGGCCAAGGCGGAGAACCGGGGCGTGCTGGTCGGCTGCCTGCCGGTCGGCTTCCCGTCGTACGACGGCGGTCTGCGGGCGCTCCGCGCGATGATCGAGAACGGCGTCGACATCGTCGAGCTCGAGTTCCCCTACTCCGACCCGACGATGGACGGTCCGGTCATCCAGCGGGCCTCGGAGATCGCGCTGCGCAACGGCACCCGCTCGGCGGACGTGCTGCGGATGACCGAGGAGATCACGTCGGCCGGCGCGTGCACGGTGCTGATGACGTACTGGAACCCGATCGAGCGGTACGGCGTGTCCCGGTTCGCGAACGACTTCGCGGCGGCCGGCGGCTCGGCACTGATCACCCCGGACCTGATCCCCGACGAGGCGTCGGAGTGGATCGCCGCGTCCGACGAGGCGGGCCTGGACCGGGTGTTCCTGGTGGCCCCCTCGACGACGGACGAGCGGCTGCGGATGACCGCGGACGCGTCCCGCGGGTTCCTCTACGCGACGTCGGTGATGGGCGTGACGGGCGCGCGGACCTCGACCAGTGCCGCGGCTCCCCAGCTGGCCGCCCGGGTGCGCGCGGTCTCGACGATCCCGGTGGGGGTCGGCGTGGGCGTGTCGAACGGCGAGCAGGCCGCCGAGGTGGCCTCGTACGCCGATGCGGTGATCGTGGGCTCGGCGTTCGTACGCCTGCTGCTCGACACCGACGAGGCGTCCGGCGTGGCGGCGGTGGGGGAGTTGGCCCGCGATCTGGCCGCTGGCGTGCGCAAACGTTCTCGCTGA
- a CDS encoding SCO family protein yields the protein MKWVVCLVGMIATLSACSSPSPSPQSISDAALGRSAPRESATPTFRGMVPARPYALPAATFNDTSGASYRLPSSLASPVTLVFFGYSHCPNVCGTVLADLAQALRRLDKADRAQVRVLFLTTDPARDTPRAIRAYLDRFDTSFVGLTGTLASLERVATAVGVPLEGTKRLPGGGYEVGHGAQIVGFDARQRGRVVWLEGTPIGDLRADLKTLVEVAQ from the coding sequence GTGAAGTGGGTGGTGTGCCTGGTGGGCATGATCGCGACGCTGTCCGCCTGCAGCTCGCCGTCGCCCTCGCCGCAGAGCATCTCCGACGCGGCGCTGGGTCGTTCCGCGCCGCGCGAGTCGGCTACGCCCACGTTCCGCGGCATGGTCCCGGCTCGCCCGTACGCCCTGCCGGCGGCGACGTTCAACGACACTTCTGGCGCGTCGTACCGGCTCCCTTCCTCGTTGGCGTCGCCCGTCACTCTGGTCTTCTTCGGTTATTCGCACTGCCCGAACGTGTGCGGCACGGTGCTCGCCGACCTCGCGCAGGCGCTGCGCCGCCTCGACAAGGCGGACCGGGCTCAGGTGCGGGTGCTCTTCCTGACGACGGATCCGGCGCGGGACACCCCGCGCGCGATCCGGGCGTACCTGGACCGGTTCGACACGTCGTTCGTCGGGCTGACGGGCACTCTGGCGTCGCTGGAACGCGTCGCGACGGCCGTCGGCGTACCGCTGGAGGGCACCAAACGGCTGCCCGGAGGCGGGTACGAGGTGGGACACGGAGCGCAGATCGTCGGTTTCGACGCACGGCAGCGAGGTCGTGTGGTGTGGTTGGAGGGAACTCCGATTGGGGACCTGCGAGCTGATCTGAAGACGCTGGTGGAGGTGGCTCAGTGA
- a CDS encoding DsbA family protein translates to MSKKAGAARAQLQAQRAKQAETDRRKERLMRVGIAIGVVVVLVAIGGLVQWQRSKVDTSASFPSGATDGLGSGVAVGVASAPVLVEAFEDFACPHCAEFETNAESALNAYVSSGKVRLVYFPLTLPGFGRPTELAANAFACAADSGKAQAYHDALYANFKQDWTNAQLVSLGSSLGLDSGRFSTCVNKETFADYVKSVDETGTSRGVNGTPTIFVNGKQIPAEDTTLDGLRTAVDAALAKS, encoded by the coding sequence GTGAGTAAGAAGGCCGGAGCCGCGCGTGCGCAACTGCAGGCGCAGCGGGCCAAGCAGGCCGAGACGGATCGCCGCAAGGAGCGGCTGATGCGCGTCGGCATCGCGATCGGCGTGGTGGTCGTCCTCGTCGCGATCGGTGGCCTGGTGCAGTGGCAGCGGTCGAAGGTGGACACTTCCGCCTCGTTCCCTTCCGGCGCGACCGACGGGCTGGGTAGCGGCGTCGCGGTCGGCGTCGCCTCGGCACCGGTGCTGGTCGAGGCCTTCGAGGACTTCGCCTGCCCGCACTGCGCGGAGTTCGAGACGAACGCGGAGTCGGCTTTGAACGCGTACGTGTCCTCGGGGAAGGTGCGGCTCGTCTATTTCCCCTTGACGCTGCCCGGCTTCGGGCGGCCGACCGAGCTCGCGGCGAACGCGTTCGCCTGCGCGGCCGACTCTGGGAAGGCGCAGGCTTATCACGACGCGTTGTATGCGAACTTCAAGCAGGACTGGACGAACGCTCAGTTGGTCTCGCTCGGCTCGTCTTTGGGGCTGGACTCGGGCAGGTTCTCGACCTGCGTGAACAAGGAGACGTTCGCCGACTACGTGAAGTCGGTCGACGAGACGGGCACGAGCCGCGGCGTGAACGGGACGCCGACGATCTTCGTGAACGGCAAGCAGATCCCCGCCGAGGACACCACCCTCGACGGCCTCCGCACCGCCGTCGACGCCGCCCTGGCGAAGTCCTGA
- the lgt gene encoding prolipoprotein diacylglyceryl transferase — MNLLASIPSPSQGVWQLGPIPIRAYALCIIIGVVIAVWLSNRRWVARGGAPGTMSDIAVWAVPFGLVGARLYHVITDYQLYFGEGRDPLSALYIWKGGLGVWGAIAFGALGAWIACKRRGIPLPAIADAAAPGVVIAQAAGRFGNWFNQELFGKPTTLPWGLEIDAAHRPSGFETFETFHPTFLYEILWNVGVAALVIWADRRFKLGHGRAFALYVMGYTAGRAWIEYMRIDEVNHILGLRLNVWTSVLVFLGGVAYFVISSRLRPGREDPASLNPQPDPDPSDESAEKPENAEDDEPDSKSDSETDEKAETPDEPAETAAEEPTPERK; from the coding sequence GTGAACCTCCTCGCGTCGATTCCGAGCCCGTCGCAGGGCGTCTGGCAGCTCGGTCCGATCCCGATCCGCGCGTACGCGCTGTGCATCATCATCGGCGTCGTCATCGCCGTCTGGCTCAGCAACCGCCGGTGGGTCGCCCGCGGCGGTGCGCCGGGGACGATGTCCGACATCGCGGTATGGGCGGTCCCGTTCGGCTTGGTCGGAGCACGCCTCTACCACGTGATCACCGACTACCAGCTGTACTTCGGCGAGGGGCGCGACCCGCTCTCCGCGCTGTACATCTGGAAGGGCGGCCTCGGCGTGTGGGGCGCGATCGCGTTCGGCGCGCTCGGCGCGTGGATCGCGTGCAAGCGCCGGGGGATCCCGTTGCCCGCGATCGCCGATGCGGCCGCGCCGGGAGTCGTGATCGCGCAGGCGGCTGGGCGGTTCGGCAACTGGTTCAACCAGGAACTCTTCGGCAAGCCGACCACGCTGCCGTGGGGTCTGGAGATCGACGCGGCGCACCGGCCGTCGGGGTTCGAGACGTTCGAGACGTTCCACCCGACGTTCCTGTACGAGATCTTGTGGAACGTCGGCGTCGCGGCCCTGGTGATCTGGGCGGACCGGCGGTTCAAGCTCGGCCACGGGCGCGCGTTCGCCCTGTACGTGATGGGCTACACGGCCGGTCGGGCGTGGATCGAGTACATGCGGATCGACGAGGTCAACCACATCCTCGGCCTGCGGCTGAACGTGTGGACGTCGGTGCTCGTGTTCCTCGGCGGCGTGGCGTACTTCGTGATCTCCTCTCGGCTCCGTCCGGGACGGGAGGATCCCGCGTCGTTGAACCCGCAGCCGGACCCGGACCCGTCGGACGAGAGCGCCGAGAAGCCCGAGAACGCCGAGGACGACGAGCCCGACAGCAAGTCGGATAGCGAGACCGACGAGAAGGCCGAAACGCCGGACGAACCCGCCGAGACAGCGGCCGAAGAGCCCACACCGGAGCGCAAGTAG